Genomic segment of Arachis hypogaea cultivar Tifrunner chromosome 16, arahy.Tifrunner.gnm2.J5K5, whole genome shotgun sequence:
CTCAAAGaaatgacgcttacgcgtgggaaCAGAGGGTTTACGAGATAATcagaaagagagggagaaagctgCTTCAGAGTGCTCCTGACGGTGTTGTTGTGAACCAAACGGTGGTGGTGAATCCTGATGGGTCTGGAAACTTCACAACTATCAACGATGCGGTGGCTGCGGCACCCAACAACACCGGTGGTGTCAATGGTTTCTTTGTGATTTATGTGGTTGCAGGAGTGTACGAAGAGTATGTATCTATTCCAAAATACAAGCAGTACTTGATGATGATTGGTGATGGTATCAACCAGACCATAATCACCGGCAATCACAGCGCCGGTACTGGCTACACTACCTTCAATTCTTATTCATTTGGTAATAACCTTCAACTCAACCTTCTTTTCTTTCATCAATAAATTACATTCATCTATTGatctatataattaaaaattttaattttgatatattattagtgtaaaataatttaattacgtaatattattttaataaaaataattattttttatattaattgtaataatcataaaaaaaaataaagtgaaaattCAGGTCCAATCGACTTTACGAAAACTTAATAGTTGAGAAATCAGTTAACTTATTTAACGACTCTTAGTTATCAACTTTATGTGAAGTCGACtccacctgaattttcaccaaaaactaatcggaaaaaaaaaatgtaattgaACTCGTTAGATCTTAAAAGACATAATACTCATTAGTATAATTTACGTGAAGCCATATTTTTTCATTGGGAGGTATAACTTTCTCATTCACATGCATttcatattagaaaaaaaaaaaaaagcatagataggtaatgaaaatactaaataatatgaataatggaTATATCAGATATTCATTTTATTAAGTGTgttgatgattattttaatattaagatttaggtggataatttggaggtatagtatattttaatttaattgataattatttatattgttcaaaaaaattattaattatttagcattactctaaaaaaaatgatatttgaaCTAATTTTTTAGACACTTCTCATAGAACTTTCTTTTTATAGTATAAAACATATAGAtaccaaaaaataatataaaacataaatttttatttttatttttttacttctcATGAAATCACTTTTAGTAATAAAAGGTGTACGAGAGTCACatacataaaaagaaaaaaaagtttaagaataaataattttaatttatattagtcTACATTTTTAATTAACAGTATAACCTTTTTTTAGTTTAACAGACTAATtctatatttttagtttatatttttaaatattattaattaattgtctattaaaaataataaattatcctAATTTTATAGTATTACCCATATAAATATagtgcatatatataataacatcACAGCAACATGTGTATAGCCACGCGTAATGaagaatcatatatatatatatatatatatatatatatatatgttgagtgaagaatttaaataatttaagctacttttagtataatttttaacTTCATATGGATCATGCATGTGCAAGTGATCATAAATTATAGTTTACAGAAAAATCTAAAACGAATCtaacaattattttaaaagataataaaattaaaaaaaatattatttttagtttttaatatttatttttttggattgatTATCctctttattaatatttttttatctttgacACAAAGACTATTCAaactaaaagaattttttttatgatggatactacaatgaaaattctataattgtcttcatgtgaatatatttctttttgatccttgggtgatggattgtatgattagattttgatatttataaaagtgttatttttgtttaaattgtgactaaataaataaaccacacttttaaccaaaacatcttcatatttttgccatcttcattagtatccaccttttttatttgttattctcTTCGAAGTAATTATCAGAGATCGAGTTAGGTATTCgcctataatttaatttatagctGATTTACGTTTTGATATGTGACACAGCTGTGGTTGCGCAAGGATTCGTGGCTATGAATATAACATTTCGCAACACAGCAGGAGCAAGCAATCACCAAGCGGTGGCTCTTAGAAGCGGAGCAGACCTATCCGCATTCTACAATTGCAGCTTCGAAGGGTACCAAGACACTTTGTACACACATTCAATGAGACAATTCTACCGAGATTGCGACATTTACGGCACCATTGACTTCATATTTGGCAACGCAGCAGTTGTGTTGCAAAACTGTAACATTTTGCCACGCCTCCCAATGAGTGGCCAGTACAACACCATCACAGCACAGGGCAGAACTGACATTAACCAAAACACAGGAACATCTGTACACAACTGTACAATAACCGCCGCCACCGACTTGGGCACCACTAAAACGTATCTTGGGAGGCCATGGAAGGAGTATTCAAGAACGGTTTACATACAGTCTTTCATGGACAGTTTGATTGATCCTGCTGGTTGGGCAGAGTGGTCAGGGACATTGTATTTGGACACTCTTTATTATGCGGAATATGATAATTGGGGTCCTGGATCTAACACTAGTAATCGGGTCACTTGGGCAGGCTACCATGTCATTAATGCCACTGATGCAGAGAATTTCACAGTTTCTAATTTCATATCCGGTGCTGCATGGTTACCTCCTACTGGAGTCCCCTACTTTCTTGATTTAATTTGAACTCTATCCTTGCAAAGTGTGATCCTTATTTGTTGTTGT
This window contains:
- the LOC112759028 gene encoding pectinesterase, whose product is MAIISKKSLTLCMFLWQFASLALLSASSASSSIDTICNLTPHPTFCKSNSPSNVQGGDIHEYGRFYTNKSLSSSRDVLSLVSSYLQSPSEFSRSTILALEDCHLLVDLNIDFWTKTLQTLDTTNSTLNSSEAENLLTMISATLTNLDTCLESLKEATSSTPDDNLVSYVSNGTMFSSISLALFKRGWASSTTTQQSRKLFSQRNDAYAWEQRVYEIIRKRGRKLLQSAPDGVVVNQTVVVNPDGSGNFTTINDAVAAAPNNTGGVNGFFVIYVVAGVYEEYVSIPKYKQYLMMIGDGINQTIITGNHSAGTGYTTFNSYSFAVVAQGFVAMNITFRNTAGASNHQAVALRSGADLSAFYNCSFEGYQDTLYTHSMRQFYRDCDIYGTIDFIFGNAAVVLQNCNILPRLPMSGQYNTITAQGRTDINQNTGTSVHNCTITAATDLGTTKTYLGRPWKEYSRTVYIQSFMDSLIDPAGWAEWSGTLYLDTLYYAEYDNWGPGSNTSNRVTWAGYHVINATDAENFTVSNFISGAAWLPPTGVPYFLDLI